The Lemur catta isolate mLemCat1 chromosome X, mLemCat1.pri, whole genome shotgun sequence genome has a window encoding:
- the CLIC2 gene encoding chloride intracellular channel protein 2: protein MAGLRPSTQEDPEIELFVKAGSDGESIGNCPFCQRLFMILWLKGVKFNVTTVDMTRKPEELKDLAPGTNPPFLVYNKELKTDFIKIEEFLEQTLTPPRYPHLSPKYKESFDVGCNLFAKFSAYIKNTKKESNKNFEKSLLREFKRLDDYLNTPLLDEIDPDNAEELTVSRRLFLDGDQLTLADCSLLPKLNIIKVAAKKYREFDIPAEFSGVWRYLHNAYARDEFTHTCPEDKEIENTYASVAKQKS, encoded by the exons ATGGCAGGCCTGAGGCCCAGCACTCAAGAAGACCCTGAAATTGAGCTTTTTGTGAAG GCTGGAAGTGATGGGGAGAGTATTGGAAACTGTCCCTTTTGCCAACGCCTTTTCATGATCCTCTGGCTTAAAGGAGTTAAATTCAATGTGACTACTGTTGACATGACCAG aAAGCCTGAAGAGCTGAAGGACTTAGCCCCAGGTACCAATCCTCCCTTCCTGGTATACAACAAGGAGTTGAAAacagacttcattaaaattgagGAGTTTCTAGAGCAGACCCTGACTCCTCCAAG GTATCCTCACCTGAGTCCAAAGTACAAGGAGTCCTTTGATGTGGGCTGTAACCTCTTTGCCAAGTTTTCTGcatacattaaaaatacaaaaaaggaatcaaataagA attttgaaaaatctctGCTCAGAGAATTTAAGCGTCTGGATGACTACTTAAACACCCCACTTCTGGATGAAATTGATCCAGACAATGCTGAGGAACTCACAGTTTCCAGAAGATTGTTCTTGGATGGGGATCAGCTGACGTTGGCTGACTGTAGCTTGTTACCAAAACTTAACATTATTAAA GTTGCTGCCAAGAAATACCGTGAGTTTGATATTCCAGCAGAATTCTCAGGAGTCTGGCGCTATCTCCACAATGCTTATGCCCGTGATGAATTTACCCACACGTGTCCTGaagacaaagaaattgaaaatacttATGCAAGTGTGGCTAAACAGAAGAGTTAG